Part of the Rhizobiales bacterium NRL2 genome is shown below.
ATCGTCATCCGCTTCTGGATCATCGCCCTCATCCTGGCGCTGATCGGCCTCGCCACGCTGAAGCTGAGGTGAGCCGATGATCGCATTGAGGGGGATGGAGGGGAAACGGATCGCGGTCCTGGGCCTCGGCAAGAGCGGCCTTGCCACTGTCCGCGCCGCCCGCGCCGGCGGCGCCGAGGTCGTCGCCTGGGACGACAGCGCCGAACGCCGCGCCGCGCTGAAGGACGCCCCGGTTGAAGCGCTCGAGCGTATCGACTGGGCCGCCGTCGACATGCTGGTGCCCGCGCCGGGCATACCGCTGACCCATCCCGAGCCGCATCCGGCGATCCGCGCGGCCACGGCCTCCGGCGTCGAGATCGCCGGCGACATCGAGCTTTTCGTCCGCGCCTGTCCCGAGGCGCGTGTTATCGGTGTGACCGGCACCAACGGCAAGTCCACGACAACGGCGCTGATCGGCCATGTCCTGAGCGCCTGCGGCGTCGACGCCGCGGTCGGCGGCAATATCGGCACCGCCGTGCTCGACCTGCAGCCGCCGAAGCCGGAGCAGGTCTGCGTCCTGGAGCTCTCCTCCTATCAGCTCGACCTCACTGAATCGCTCAAGCCGAAGGTGAGCGTGCTGCTCAACATCACCCCCGACCATCTGGACCGGCATGGCGGCATGGCCGGCTATGTCGCGGCGAAGGAGCGGCTGTTCGCCCGGGTCGGCCAGGGCGACACGGCGGTGATCGGCGTCGACGACGACTTCGGCGCGGATCTGGCGCAGCGCCTCGCCGACCGCCACGACGTCCATGTCGTGCCCGTCGCCGTCGGCCGGCCGCTGGCCGATGGGGTCTATGTCCTGAAGGGCCAGCTCTTCGATGGCGGGCTGAAGGTCATGGACCTTGCGGCGGCCAGGGCGCTGCCGGGCGCGCACAATCACCAGAATGCCGCCGCCGCCTACGCAGCCTGCCGCGCCATCGGCTGCCGGACCGCCGATATCGCCCGCGCCATCGCGAGCTTTCCCGGTCTGCCGCACCGGATCGAACGCATCGGCGAGCGCGAGGGCATAACCTTCTACAACGACTCCAAGGCCACCAACGCCGAGGCCGCGGCCCGGGCGCTGGGCGCCTTCGCCGGCATCTACTGGATCGCCGGGGGCAAGCCGAAGCAGGGCGGACTGGGCCCGCTTTACCCGTTCCTCGAGCGGGTGCGCCGCGCCTATCTGATCGGCGAGGCTGAAGCCGCCTTTGCGGACGAGCTGGAGGGCCGCGTCGAGACCCGGCGCTGCGGTACGCTGGCCGCGGCGGTCGAGACCGCCTGGTCCGACGCCCGGCAGGCCGGTTCCGGCGTGGTGCTGTTGTCGCCTGCCTGCGCCAGCTTCGACCAGTTCCCGAACTTCGAGGCGCGCGGCGACGCATTCCGCGCCGTGGCGTCCTTCATCATCGAACGGTCGGACGCGGAGGGCGCGTCATGATCGGCTTCGGACGCACCGACCGCTCGACCCTGGGCCGCTGGTGGTGGACGGTGGACAAGTTCACCCTGGTCGCCTTCGTGCTGCTGATCGGCATCGGCATCACCCTCACCCTGGCGGCGGGGCCCGCGACCGCGCACCGCAAGGGGCTGGACCACTTCTTCTTCGTGCAGCGCCAGATGATCTTCCTCGCGCCCGCGCTGGCGGCGCTGGTCGGACTCTCGATCCTTTCGGTCGCGCAGGTGCGGCGCCTTGCCATCATCGGTTTCGCGCTGGCCTTCCTCGCCACGCTGGCGACGCTGTTCATGGGCGTCGACGTCAACGGCGCCACCCGCTGGCTCCGCCTGGGCGGTCTTTCGGTGCAGCCCTCGGAGTTCATCAAGCCGACCTTCGTCGTGGTCACCGCCTGGCTGATCGCCGCCGGCCGCCGCGAACCCGGCGGACCGCCGGGCGTCGGCATTTCCGCCCTGCTCTGCCTGCTGATCGTCGGCGTTCTGGCAATGCAGCCGGACATCGGCATGTCGCTGGTCGTGGCCTGCGTCTGGGCCGCCCAGTACTTCGTCGCCGGAATGCCCATGCTGCTGGTCGGCGTGCTGGCGGCGGCGGGGGCGGGGGCGCTGTTCGGCGCCTATCACCTGTTCGAACATGTCCGGGAACGCTTCGACCGGTTCCTCGATCCGTCGGCCGAGAACTACCAGGTCGAGCGCGCGCTGGAAGCCTTCGAGGCCGGCGGCCTGACCGGCCGCGGTCCGGGGCAGGGGGAAGTGAAGTACCTGCTGCCCGACGGCCATACCGACTTCGTGTTCGCCGTCGCCGCGGAGGAGTTCGGCGCCCTGGCCTGCGTCGTCGGCATCGCCCTGTTCGCCCTGATCGTGGTGCGCGGACTGATGCGCATGCGCCGCGAGGACGATCTGTTCGTCGTGCTCTGCTGCACTGGCTTCCTCGCCATGTTCGGCCTGCAGGCGGCGGTCAATATCGGCGTCAATCTCAATCTGCTGCCCACCAAGGGCATGACCCTGCCATTCATCTCCTATGGCGGCTCCTCGCTGGTGGCCCTGTCGATCGGCGCGGGTTTCCTGCTGGCGCTGATGCGCCGTCAGGCGCCGGGAGGCGGCGGCTGATGGCGGCGCGGAAGAAATTCGTGCTGACCGCCGGCGGGACCGGGGGCCACCTGTTCCCGGCGCAGGCGCTGGCCGAGCAGCTCGCGCGCCGTGGCCATGGTCTGGCGCTGATGACCGACCGGCGCGGAGCGCAGTTCGGCCAGCGGTTCCCCGACGCCGAGATCGTCACCGTCGAAGCGGCGTCTCCGGCCGGCGGAATCGGCCAGAAGCTGCGGTCGGCGGTACGCATGGGGCGTGGCTGCATGCAGGCACTGGCGGCCCTGCGGCGTCTGGCGCCTGCGGCCGTCATCGGCTTCGGCGGTTACGCCTCCCTGCCCGCGCTCTGGGCGGCGGGGCGGCAGCGCCGGCCCATCGTCCTGCATGAGCAGAACGCGTTCGCCGGCCGCGCCAACCGGCTTTTCGCCGGCCGCGCCGCTGCGGTCGGTCTCTCCTTCGCGGCGACCGGCGGGCTGGAGCGGTTCGAGGACACGCGCACCGTGGTGGTCGGCAATCCGGTTCGTGACGCGATCCTGACCCTGCGGGATGCGCCCTATGAAAGCCCCGGTCATGACGGCCCGCTGAACCTGTTCGTGTTCGGCGGCAGTCAGGGCGCGGCGGTCTTCGCCGAGACGGTGCCCGAGGCCCTGGGCGGCCTGCCCGAGCGGCTCAGGTCGCGGCTGAGCGTCACCCAGCAGGTTCGCCCGGAGAACATGGATGCCGCCCGCGCCGCCTATGCCGCCGCCGGGATGGAAGCACGGCTGGAGCCCTTCTTCGAGGACATGGCGGCGCTTCTGGGTACGGCGCATCTGGTGCTGTCCCGCGCCGGCGCATCGACCGTGAACGAACTCGCCGTTGCCGGGCGGCCCTCGGTCCTGGTGCCCTATCCCCACGCCGCCGACGACCATCAGACGGCCAACGCCCGCGCCATGGCCGATGCCGGCGGGGCCTGGCTGGTGCCCAACGAGAGATTCGACGTGGCGACCTGCCGCCGCACGCTGGAGGCATTGCTGGAGGATCCGGCGGCCCTGTCGCGCATGGCGGCGGCCGCACGGCAGATCGCGATGCCCGACGCGGCCGAGCGGCTCGCCGATCTGGTCGAAGAAGTTTCCGGCGTGCGTAGTGTGGAGGACCGGACATGACCCAGATGCCCCTGGATATCGGACCCATCCATTTCGTCGGCATTGGCGGCATCGGCATGAGCGGCATCGCCGAGGTGATGCACACGCTGGGTTACCGCGTGCAGGGCAGCGACATCGCCGAGAGCGCCAATGTCGAGCGGCTGCGCGGTCTCGGCATCGGGATTTCGATCGGCCACCGCGCCGAGAACCTGGGCGAGGCGCAGGCGCTGGTCGTCTCCTCGGCGGTCAAGGCCGACAACCCGGAGGTTCGCGCCGCCCGCGAACGGCACGTGCCGGTGGTCCGCCGCGCCGAAATGCTGGCCGAGCTGATGCGGCTGAAATGGGCGCTGGCTGTCGGCGGCACCCATGGCAAGACGACGACGACTTCCATGGTGGCGCAATTGCTCGACCATGCCGGCTTCGATCCGACCGTGATCAACGGCGGCATCATCAACGCCTACGGCACCAACGCCCGTCTGGGCCGCGGCCAGTGGATGGTCGTGGAGGCTGACGAGTCCGACGGCAGCTTCGTCAGGCTGCCGGCCGCTGCGGTGATCGTGACCAACATCGACGCCGAACACCTGGATCACTACGCCGACTTCGACGAGATCCGCGATGCCTTCGTCACCTTCGTCGAGAACATCCCCTTCTACGGCGTCGCCGTGATGTGCATCGACCATCCGGAAGTGCAGTCGCTGATCGGCCAGATCACCGACCGCCGCGTCATCTCCTACGGCTTCAGCCGCCAGGCCGACGTGCGCGCGGTCGACGAGAGCTTCAGCGAAGGCGCGGCCCATTTCGCCGTCGAGTTCCACGACCGCCGCACCGGTGCGGAATCGCGCGTCGATGGCCTGACGCTGCCGATGCCGGGCCGCCACAACATCCTCAATGCCCTGGCCGCGATTGCTGTCGCCCGAGAGATCGGCATCGGCGACGAGGCGATCCGCGACGGGCTCGCCGCCTTCTCCGGCGTGAAACGGCGCTTCACGAAGACCGGTGAGGCCGGCGGCGTCACCGTAATCGACGACTACGGTCATCATCCGGTGGAGATCGCCGCCGTGTTGAAGGCCGCGCGTGAGAGCACGGCCGGCCGCGTCATTGCCGTGGTCCAGCCGCACCGCTACTCGCGGCTCGCCGCGCTCTTCGGCGACTTCTGCTCCTGCTTCAACGACGCCGACACCGTGCTGGTGGCGCCTGTCTATCCGGCCGGCGAACAGCCGATCGAAGGTTTCGACCGCGACGCCCTGATCGAGGGGCTGAACGCCCGCGGACATCGCCGCGTGCGCGCGCTCGCCGGACCGGAAGCGCTGGCGGCGATGGTGCTGGACGAAGCGGAAGGGGGGGACATGGTCGTCTGTCTCGGCGCGGGCTCCATCACCCAGTGGGCGAACGCGCTGCCCGGGCAGCTCCAGGCGCTGCAGGACGGAACGGCATGAGGGCGGCGGTGATGACACGACGGGCCACATCGCTGATCGACCGTCTGCCGCAGGTGCGCGGCAGCTACACGGCCGAGGCGCCGATGAGGGACCTGACCTGGTTCCGCGTCGGCGGTCCGGCGGAGGTGCTGTTTCGGCCCGCCGACCTGAACGATCTGGTTCACTTCATGGCGAACCGGCCGAAGGACGCGCCGCTGACCTTCATCGGCGCGGGCGCGAACCTGCTGGTGCGCGACTGCGGCGTCCCCGGTGTCGTCATCCGGCTGGGCCGGGGCTTCGGTCATATCGAGGACGACGCGCGCGGCCTGCGCGTGGGCGCGGGCTGCAGCAACGTCTCGGTGGCGCTGCGGGCGCGCGACCGCGGGCTGAAGGGCTATGAATTCCTGCGCGGCGTCCCGGGCACCATCGGCGGCGCGCTGCGCATGAACGCCGGCGCCTATGGTCAGGAGATGAAGGACATCGTGCTCGCCGCGCGCTGGGTGGACGGGGACGGCTTCCTGCAATGGTCTTCGGTCGAGGAACTCGGCTATGGCTATCGGCACTGTTCGCTGCCCGAGGACCGGATCTTCGTGGAAGCGGTCCTGCGCGCCGAGCCGGGCGATCGGGAGGCCATCCGCCGCCGGATGGACGAGATCAGCGCCGAACGCACCACCACGCAGCCGGTGAAGACCAGCACCGGCGGCAGCACTTTCGCCAACCCGCCCGCACACAAGGCCTGGGAACTGATCGACCGCGCCGGCTGCCGCGGCCTGGTGATCGGCGACGCCCAGGTTTCGGAGCAGCACTGCAATTTCCTGATCAACCGCGGTGCGGCCACGGCCGCCGACCTCGAGACCCTGGGCGAGACGGTGCGCGAACGCGTGAAGGCCGTCACCGGCATCGAACTCCGCTGGGAGATCCGGCGCATCGGCGTCGCCCGGGAGGCCCGCTCATGAGCCGGATCGCGGTCATCATGGGCGGCTGGTCGGCCGAGCGCGAAGTTTCGCTGGTCACCGGCGAGGCCTGCGCGAAGGCGCTGGAATCGCTGGGCCACGACGTGGTCCGCATCGACGTCGACCGGCGCATTGCCGAGACCCTGAACGCCGCGAAGGTCGATCTGGTCTTCAACGCCCTGCACGGCCGCTACGGCGAGGACGGCACGGTGCAGGGGATGCTGGAAATGATGGGTATTCCCTACACGCACTCCGGGGTCCTTGCCTCGGCCCTGGCGATGAACAAGCCCGAAGCGAAGATCCTGTTCCGCGACGCCGGCATCGCCGTGCCCGACGGCGAGGTCATGACCCGCAAGGCGCTGGCCGCGAGCCGGAAATACGCGCCGCCGCTGGTGCTGAAGCCGCTCAACGAGGGCTCTTCGGTGGGCGTCGAGATCATCCTGGAAGGCGACAATTTCCGCCCGCTCGATCAGGGCGAACCGGATGAGCGCCTGCTGGTCGAAAAATACATCCCCGGCCGGGAAATCCAGGTCGCCGTCATGGGCGACCGGGCGCTGGGCGCCATCGAGATCGTCTCGCCGGGCCGCTTCTACGACTACGAAGCGAAATACGCGCCGGGCGGGTCGAAGCACCTGATGCCCGCGCCCATGCCGGAGGGAGACTACAAACTGGCGCTCGACTATTCGCTGCGCGCTCACAAGGCGCTCGGCTGCCGCGGTCTGACCCGGAGCGATCTTCGCTACGACGACACCGGTGCGGGCGGCGCGGAACTCTACCTGCTGGAGGTCAATACCCAGCCGGGCATGACGCCCACGTCCCTGGCGCCGGAAATCGCCGCGCACCAGGGACTCAGCTTCGAGGACCTCTGCAGGGAACTGGTGGAGGACGCATCATGCGACCGTTGATGGCGGACAGCGCCGACCGCGTGCTGGGCGGCGGCGAGAAGAGCAAGGGCGCGGCGGGCCGCAAGGCGCCGGTGGAGCGGGAACTGTTGCGGCGCCAGCGTCATCGCAAGCTCGGCCGCTTCGTCATCGCCGGAGCCTTCGCGGTCGCCCTGGCCGGTGGCTATGTCGGCCTGCAGCGGGACTGGCACGGCGCGGCGCTGGCGGCGATGGACCAGGGCCTCGACACTGCATTCCGCGCCGCAGGGCTGGGTGTCGCCGAAGTGACGCTGGAAGGCCGCCGCCGGGCCGGCCCCGAGGCGCTTCGCCGCGCGCTGGGCGTCGCCGTCGGCGACCCGATCCTGCGCCTCGACCTGGAGGACCTGCAGCATCGCGTGGAGGGTGTCGGCTGGGTCGAGACCGCGACGGTCACCCGCCGTCTGCCGGACCGGCTGCACATCGCCATCGTCGAACGCGAGCCCTTCGCGCGCTGGCAGCTCGATGGCCGCACCGCGCTGATCGACCGTACGGGCCAGGTGATTCTGGCCGATGTGGGCGCGCGCTACCTCACTCTGCCGCGGCTGGTGGGGCCGGGCGCGAACCTCCGAGCGGCCGAACTGTTCGCCCTGCTGGACAGCGCGCCGGCGCTGAAGCGCCAGGTGAGCACCGCCAGCCTGATCCGGGAACGCCGCTGGGACATCGGCATGGAAAGCGGCGTCACCGTGCGCCTGCCGGAGACCGATCCCGGCGAGGCGTGGGCCCGCTTCAGCGAGGTCAACCGCCGGGACGGGCTGTTGGAGAAGCGTCTGAATCTTATCGATCTTCGCGTGCCCGGACGGGTGATCGTGCGGCTGGAGCCGCCGGCCGCCGAACCCGGCGCGGTTGAGCGGGAGACCTGAAAGCATGGCCAGTTCGCGTTCCCACATCATCGCCGCGCTCGACGTTGGTTCCGCCAAGGTGGCCTGCGTCGTCGCCCGGCCCGGCGAGGACGGCTACCGCGTCCTCGGCGCCGGCACGCGGCGCGCGCACGGGCTGCGCAAGGGCGTGGTGACCGACATGGACGCGGCGGAAGCCGCGATCCGCGCCGCCGTGGATACCGCCGAGAAGATGGCCGGGATCGCCATCGACGAGGTCTTCGTGGTGCTCTCGGGCGGCCATCCCGCCTCCCACATGGTGGGTGTCGAGGTGGCTGCCCCGGACCGTCCGATCGGCGATCATGACGTGCAGCGCCTGCTGAAGCAGGCCGGCGCCCGCTCGGAGCCGGGCGAACGCTCCGTGCTGCACGCCATTCCCGTGGGCTTTTCCCTGGACGGCGCCGGCGGCATCCACGATCCGCGCGGCATGGAAGGCCGGCGGCTGGGCGTCGACGTTCACATCGTCACCGCCGCCACCTCGGCCCAGCGCAACCTGGACATCTGCATCGGCCGTGCGCACCTGACGCCGGTCGACCTGGTGGCCGGCGCCTACGCGGCCGGACTCGGCGCGCTGACCTGGGACGAGCGGGACCTCGGCGCGGTGGTCGTCGACATCGGCGCCGGCGTCACCAAGATCGGCATCTTCCGCGACGGGCACCTGATCCACGTCGATTCGGTGCCGATCGGCGGCGCGCACGTCACCAACGACATCGCCCGCATTCTCGCCACCTCGATCGATGCCGCCGAGCGGCTGAAGACCACACGCGGCGGCGTCTTCGTCGGCCCGCATGACGACGACGAGACGATCCCCGTGCCCGCGATCGGCGACGGCTGGACCGAGAGCGCCTCCAGCCGCATGCCGCTGTCGCTGCTGATCGGCGTCATCCGACCGCGCGTCGAGGAAATCCTGGAGACCGTGCGCGAACGCATCGAATCGAGCGGCCATGCCGCCATGGCCGGGCGCAAGATCGTGCTCACCGGCGGCGGCAGCCTGCTGTCGGGAATCGACCGCCTCGCTCACGACATCCTGGACAAGCCGGTTCGTATCGGCCGCCCCCAGAACGTCACGGGTCTGCCCGAGGCCATGCTGAGCCCCGCCTACTGTGCGCTGGCCGGCAGCCTGGCCTTCGCCGACCGCAGGCTGGAGGCCAGGGCGCAGCTCGCCGGCGGCCCCACGGCGCAGCGCCGCAGCGGCGGGCTGATCCGCATCGGCCGCTGGCTCAGGGAGAACTTCTGATGGCCCGGGCCGATCGAATCCACACGCAATTCCCCCGGTCGGGGAACCGACGGGAAGGCGCGCCCGCGAACAGCGCCACGGGACCGGCAAACCGGCTCCGCAACCCTGAACCCCTCTGTCGAGCATTGAGCAAGGAGGCATCAACATGCCCATCAATCTGACTTATCCGGAACTGACGGAAACGCTGCCCCGGATCGTCGTCTTCGGCGTGGGTGGCGCCGGCGGCAACGCAGTCAACAACATGATCGAATCCGAACTGCAGGGCGTGGAGTTCGTCGCCGCGAACACCGACGCGCAGGCGCTGAACAAGTCCCGCGCCTCCAAGCAGATCCAGCTTGGCGCGGGTCTGACCCAGGGGCTGGGCGCCGGCGCCCAGCCCGATGTCGGCCGCCAGGCCGCCGAGGAGGCCATGCCCCAGCTCATGGAGCATCTCGAAGGCGCGCACATGTGCTTCATCACCGCCGGCATGGGCGGCGGCACCGGCACCGGCGCCGCACCCGTGATCGCCCGCGCGGCCCGCGAGGCCGGCGTGCTAACCGTCGGCGTGGTCACCAAGCCCTTCCAGTTCGAAGGCAAGCGCCGCCTGGCGATCGCCGAGGAGGGCGTCAAGGAACTGCAGCGCAATGTCGACACGCTGATCGTCATTCCGAACCAGAACCTGTTCCGCGTGGCCAACGAGAAGACCACCTTCGCCGACGCCTTCAAGATCGCCGACGAGGTGCTGCACTCGGGCGTGCGCTCCATCACCGACCTGATGGTGCAGCCCGGCCTGATCAACCTGGACTTCGCCGACGTCCGCACCGTGATGAACGAGATGGGCAAGGCGATGATGGGCACCGGCCAGGCCGAGGGCGAGGAGCGGGCGCGGCGCGCGGCCGGCGACGCCATCGCCAACCCGCTGCTCGAGGATCTCAGCCTGAAATCCGCTCGCGGCGTGCTGATCAATGTCACCGGCGGCATGGACCTGACACTGCACGAGGTCGACGAGGCCGCCAGCCTGATCCGCGAGGAGGTGGACGAGGACGCCCACATCATCATCGGCTCCATCCTGGACCCGGAACTGGACGGCCAGATGCGCGTGTCCGTGGTCGCCACCGGCATCGACGCGATCGAGGAAGAGGCCGCCGAGCCCATGGCCGGCTTCACCCCGCGCGTGGTCGCCTCGACGGGTCAGACGGGCCGTCCGGCCGCCACGGCGGCGCAGCAGGCCGCCGCCAATCCGCCGCAGCCGCAGCCTTCCATGCCCCGCATGCCGTCATTCGGCGCCGGCGCGACGGCGCTGAAGATGGAGCCGGAGGACCATGCCGCGCCCGACGAGGAAGCCCGCGTTCAGCCTCCGGTGGTCGATGACGTCGCCGAAGCGGCGGCGCGTCCCGAACCCCGGGCCGAAGCCGCCGAACAGCATGCGGACAAGCAGAACTACGAGTTTCCGACCTTCCCGACCAACCGCAACGGTCCGCCGCCGGCCCGTCCGGTGATTGGCAGCAAGGCGCCGGTCGAGCCCGAGCCGAAGCCCGCCGTTGCCGCGCCGCGTCATGCTGCGGGTGCGGAAAGGGATGACGCCCCGAAGGCGCGGTCGCTGTTCGACCGGCTGACCGGTCGCGCACCGAAGCAGGAGGAGGCTTCGAAACCCGAACCGCGACGCGGTCTGTTCGGCGCCAGGACCGGCGGTTCCGCCGAAGACGAGGCCCGCAGCGAGCCCCAGATGGGCGCGCCGCGTCTGGATCTGGGCGAACCGGAACAGAAGCGCAGCCAGGCCGTCGAGGACGACCTCGACATTCCCGCTTTCCTGCGGCGTCAGGCGAACTGAAGACCGCCCCGCCAGAGGCTTGGCAGGGTAACAGAGGGTAACAAAGAGTGACTTGAGCGCTGTCAGGGCCGTTCATATAACCCTGACAGCGCCTTTCTTTAAGTGATTCAGTCGCTTAATCGAGGCGACAGCATGGCCGGCGAGGGGCTTTTTTTCACCCGGCCGACAGATTGGATGAGTACCGGTATCGGGTCACGATAGGGGCATTACGCGTGAGCTTTCAGAAAACCATCGCGAAGGGCGTCGAGCGCAACGGCGTGGGTCTCCACTCCGGCGTGGATGTGCGCCTTGCCCTCAGGCCCGCCCCGGCGAATACAGGCGTCGTTTTCCGCCGTACCGACCTGGAAGGCGATGCCGCCGTGATTCCGGCGCGCTTCGATCATGTCGCCGACACGCGGCTCTGCACGGCGATCGCCAACGCGGACGGCGCGTCGGTCGCCACCA
Proteins encoded:
- a CDS encoding cell division protein FtsA, with translation MASSRSHIIAALDVGSAKVACVVARPGEDGYRVLGAGTRRAHGLRKGVVTDMDAAEAAIRAAVDTAEKMAGIAIDEVFVVLSGGHPASHMVGVEVAAPDRPIGDHDVQRLLKQAGARSEPGERSVLHAIPVGFSLDGAGGIHDPRGMEGRRLGVDVHIVTAATSAQRNLDICIGRAHLTPVDLVAGAYAAGLGALTWDERDLGAVVVDIGAGVTKIGIFRDGHLIHVDSVPIGGAHVTNDIARILATSIDAAERLKTTRGGVFVGPHDDDETIPVPAIGDGWTESASSRMPLSLLIGVIRPRVEEILETVRERIESSGHAAMAGRKIVLTGGGSLLSGIDRLAHDILDKPVRIGRPQNVTGLPEAMLSPAYCALAGSLAFADRRLEARAQLAGGPTAQRRSGGLIRIGRWLRENF
- the murD gene encoding UDP-N-acetylmuramoyl-L-alanine--D-glutamate ligase (UDP-N-acetylmuramoylalanine--D-glutamate ligase; involved in peptidoglycan biosynthesis; cytoplasmic; catalyzes the addition of glutamate to the nucleotide precursor UDP-N-acetylmuramoyl-L-alanine during cell wall formation), with protein sequence MIALRGMEGKRIAVLGLGKSGLATVRAARAGGAEVVAWDDSAERRAALKDAPVEALERIDWAAVDMLVPAPGIPLTHPEPHPAIRAATASGVEIAGDIELFVRACPEARVIGVTGTNGKSTTTALIGHVLSACGVDAAVGGNIGTAVLDLQPPKPEQVCVLELSSYQLDLTESLKPKVSVLLNITPDHLDRHGGMAGYVAAKERLFARVGQGDTAVIGVDDDFGADLAQRLADRHDVHVVPVAVGRPLADGVYVLKGQLFDGGLKVMDLAAARALPGAHNHQNAAAAYAACRAIGCRTADIARAIASFPGLPHRIERIGEREGITFYNDSKATNAEAAARALGAFAGIYWIAGGKPKQGGLGPLYPFLERVRRAYLIGEAEAAFADELEGRVETRRCGTLAAAVETAWSDARQAGSGVVLLSPACASFDQFPNFEARGDAFRAVASFIIERSDAEGAS
- a CDS encoding cell division protein FtsZ; this encodes MPINLTYPELTETLPRIVVFGVGGAGGNAVNNMIESELQGVEFVAANTDAQALNKSRASKQIQLGAGLTQGLGAGAQPDVGRQAAEEAMPQLMEHLEGAHMCFITAGMGGGTGTGAAPVIARAAREAGVLTVGVVTKPFQFEGKRRLAIAEEGVKELQRNVDTLIVIPNQNLFRVANEKTTFADAFKIADEVLHSGVRSITDLMVQPGLINLDFADVRTVMNEMGKAMMGTGQAEGEERARRAAGDAIANPLLEDLSLKSARGVLINVTGGMDLTLHEVDEAASLIREEVDEDAHIIIGSILDPELDGQMRVSVVATGIDAIEEEAAEPMAGFTPRVVASTGQTGRPAATAAQQAAANPPQPQPSMPRMPSFGAGATALKMEPEDHAAPDEEARVQPPVVDDVAEAAARPEPRAEAAEQHADKQNYEFPTFPTNRNGPPPARPVIGSKAPVEPEPKPAVAAPRHAAGAERDDAPKARSLFDRLTGRAPKQEEASKPEPRRGLFGARTGGSAEDEARSEPQMGAPRLDLGEPEQKRSQAVEDDLDIPAFLRRQAN
- a CDS encoding UDP-N-acetylenolpyruvoylglucosamine reductase, with the protein product MRAAVMTRRATSLIDRLPQVRGSYTAEAPMRDLTWFRVGGPAEVLFRPADLNDLVHFMANRPKDAPLTFIGAGANLLVRDCGVPGVVIRLGRGFGHIEDDARGLRVGAGCSNVSVALRARDRGLKGYEFLRGVPGTIGGALRMNAGAYGQEMKDIVLAARWVDGDGFLQWSSVEELGYGYRHCSLPEDRIFVEAVLRAEPGDREAIRRRMDEISAERTTTQPVKTSTGGSTFANPPAHKAWELIDRAGCRGLVIGDAQVSEQHCNFLINRGAATAADLETLGETVRERVKAVTGIELRWEIRRIGVAREARS
- a CDS encoding cell division protein FtsW, whose translation is MIGFGRTDRSTLGRWWWTVDKFTLVAFVLLIGIGITLTLAAGPATAHRKGLDHFFFVQRQMIFLAPALAALVGLSILSVAQVRRLAIIGFALAFLATLATLFMGVDVNGATRWLRLGGLSVQPSEFIKPTFVVVTAWLIAAGRREPGGPPGVGISALLCLLIVGVLAMQPDIGMSLVVACVWAAQYFVAGMPMLLVGVLAAAGAGALFGAYHLFEHVRERFDRFLDPSAENYQVERALEAFEAGGLTGRGPGQGEVKYLLPDGHTDFVFAVAAEEFGALACVVGIALFALIVVRGLMRMRREDDLFVVLCCTGFLAMFGLQAAVNIGVNLNLLPTKGMTLPFISYGGSSLVALSIGAGFLLALMRRQAPGGGG
- a CDS encoding UDP-N-acetylmuramate--L-alanine ligase — its product is MTQMPLDIGPIHFVGIGGIGMSGIAEVMHTLGYRVQGSDIAESANVERLRGLGIGISIGHRAENLGEAQALVVSSAVKADNPEVRAARERHVPVVRRAEMLAELMRLKWALAVGGTHGKTTTTSMVAQLLDHAGFDPTVINGGIINAYGTNARLGRGQWMVVEADESDGSFVRLPAAAVIVTNIDAEHLDHYADFDEIRDAFVTFVENIPFYGVAVMCIDHPEVQSLIGQITDRRVISYGFSRQADVRAVDESFSEGAAHFAVEFHDRRTGAESRVDGLTLPMPGRHNILNALAAIAVAREIGIGDEAIRDGLAAFSGVKRRFTKTGEAGGVTVIDDYGHHPVEIAAVLKAARESTAGRVIAVVQPHRYSRLAALFGDFCSCFNDADTVLVAPVYPAGEQPIEGFDRDALIEGLNARGHRRVRALAGPEALAAMVLDEAEGGDMVVCLGAGSITQWANALPGQLQALQDGTA
- a CDS encoding undecaprenyldiphospho-muramoylpentapeptide beta-N-acetylglucosaminyltransferase produces the protein MAARKKFVLTAGGTGGHLFPAQALAEQLARRGHGLALMTDRRGAQFGQRFPDAEIVTVEAASPAGGIGQKLRSAVRMGRGCMQALAALRRLAPAAVIGFGGYASLPALWAAGRQRRPIVLHEQNAFAGRANRLFAGRAAAVGLSFAATGGLERFEDTRTVVVGNPVRDAILTLRDAPYESPGHDGPLNLFVFGGSQGAAVFAETVPEALGGLPERLRSRLSVTQQVRPENMDAARAAYAAAGMEARLEPFFEDMAALLGTAHLVLSRAGASTVNELAVAGRPSVLVPYPHAADDHQTANARAMADAGGAWLVPNERFDVATCRRTLEALLEDPAALSRMAAAARQIAMPDAAERLADLVEEVSGVRSVEDRT
- a CDS encoding D-alanine--D-alanine ligase; its protein translation is MSRIAVIMGGWSAEREVSLVTGEACAKALESLGHDVVRIDVDRRIAETLNAAKVDLVFNALHGRYGEDGTVQGMLEMMGIPYTHSGVLASALAMNKPEAKILFRDAGIAVPDGEVMTRKALAASRKYAPPLVLKPLNEGSSVGVEIILEGDNFRPLDQGEPDERLLVEKYIPGREIQVAVMGDRALGAIEIVSPGRFYDYEAKYAPGGSKHLMPAPMPEGDYKLALDYSLRAHKALGCRGLTRSDLRYDDTGAGGAELYLLEVNTQPGMTPTSLAPEIAAHQGLSFEDLCRELVEDASCDR